TAGCAGGAAGAATACTATCTATATACCTAAGGAGATTGCTGAAAAAGTGGGAATAACTGAGGGAACATACTTGGAGATAAGGGTTGAAGGAGGCAGGCTAATTATGATACCTATACGTGATCCCTTCTGGCTAGCCCTTAAAGGCCCTAAATTTGCTGAATCAACCGTAGAGGAGGTTGAAAAAATTAGCGAGGAGGAGCAGAGTAGATATGGAAATTCTCCTTGATACAGCATTCCTACTACCTATCGTAGGGGTTAGGGTAAGGGAGGTTGAGGAGATTATGGAGAAGTTATGGATTAAATATAGGAGGGGTGAGGTTAAGGTATATTACACGGATTTAAATATGCTTGAGATTGCTTGGAAATTGAGTAAAACCAGCTACAACCCACTTATAAGGGAGGGTTTATTAAGCATTGAAAGGAATTTCACTAAAACACCTTTAAGACACTC
This sequence is a window from Caldivirga sp.. Protein-coding genes within it:
- a CDS encoding AbrB/MazE/SpoVT family DNA-binding domain-containing protein, with product MSRLIRVSRKNTIYIPKEIAEKVGITEGTYLEIRVEGGRLIMIPIRDPFWLALKGPKFAESTVEEVEKISEEEQSRYGNSP
- a CDS encoding PIN domain-containing protein; protein product: MEILLDTAFLLPIVGVRVREVEEIMEKLWIKYRRGEVKVYYTDLNMLEIAWKLSKTSYNPLIREGLLSIERNFTKTPLRHSSLLKALELKRKGFNDLIDLLLYTTAQDNDLMFLTLDRALVNFLRSIGENVDIVLTSI